The Amycolatopsis mongoliensis genome includes a window with the following:
- a CDS encoding antibiotic biosynthesis monooxygenase family protein, which yields MIARTWRGWAPAETADDYQRHYETEVARHLRNVPGFQGARLLRRADGTEVEFTSITFFTDLDAVRGFAGESYEHAVLEDDARRALSHWDDHVSHAEVAVSL from the coding sequence ATGATCGCACGGACCTGGCGCGGTTGGGCGCCCGCCGAGACGGCCGACGACTACCAGCGGCACTACGAGACCGAAGTGGCGCGGCACCTGCGGAACGTACCCGGCTTCCAGGGCGCCCGGTTGCTGCGCCGAGCAGACGGCACCGAGGTCGAGTTCACCTCGATCACGTTCTTCACCGACCTCGACGCCGTACGCGGCTTCGCCGGTGAGAGCTACGAACACGCCGTGCTCGAAGACGACGCGCGGCGAGCGCTGAGCCACTGGGACGACCACGTGAGCCACGCGGAAGTCGCCGTCTCGCTGTGA
- a CDS encoding GH92 family glycosyl hydrolase: MRRPVTVALAAALFASALTTMSAAADLSPVDFVDPLIGSAGDGNTYPGATAPFGMLAWSPTSTRGDQTSTGAANGYQYDTTRIRGFALTHVNGAGCNPGAAGDVPILPFAGDVTSSPTADTTDAVYASNFSHADEAATPGRYRLGLSNAVTTDFAATERTAIGTLTYPQGKPASLLFRTSNSLNGSEDAETHIDAANRRVTGSVLTGAFCGRRANGGVNNRKSYYRLYFTAQFDQPVTGTGTWKDATLQPGGTDQTGGEGYATGKDRAGRGSGGYVTFAPGSKVTMRLGISYVSLEGAERNLRAEQPSKSTVDGIAQKTRKAWNTELNRIGVQGGTAGQRIVFTTALYHSLQQPNLVSDVDGQYLGMDQKPHRVERGQDAQYSNFSGWDQYRAQIQLLALLEPRVAGNFAQSLYNYAKQNDGVWDRWVHVNGATHVMTGDPSAATIATFYAMGVRNFDYRGAFDSLYKQATVPRPEGLQDGGCPGQCVGQRPNLAQYLTSHYAPNDVCHCWGGAAETLEDAVADSAIGHFAELLGRTREAAELQARGSYWRNVFNPATGYTQARNVDGSWVTPFDPASDRGFAQGSAAAYTWMVPQDVSGLADAMGGKTAAVTRLDGFFHDANGNWQLKGGGPLKYDPTNEPDIHAPWLYNELGQPWKTQETVRQLVNSVYTTGPSGLPGNDDLGTMSAWYVFAALGIYPRTPGSGELLLSSPLFPGAVIRPEGGAPIRITTSGSGKYVQDVRRGTRLQRDWKVDASFLHGGSLDFRLSETPTTWGS; the protein is encoded by the coding sequence ATGCGCCGTCCCGTCACGGTGGCACTGGCCGCCGCCCTGTTCGCCTCCGCGCTGACAACGATGTCAGCCGCCGCCGACCTGAGCCCCGTCGACTTCGTCGATCCGCTGATCGGCTCGGCCGGGGACGGCAACACCTACCCCGGGGCCACTGCGCCCTTCGGGATGCTCGCCTGGAGCCCGACCAGCACCCGCGGCGACCAGACCTCGACCGGCGCCGCCAACGGCTACCAGTACGACACCACCCGGATCCGCGGCTTCGCCCTCACCCACGTCAACGGCGCCGGCTGCAACCCGGGCGCCGCGGGGGACGTGCCGATCCTGCCCTTCGCCGGGGACGTCACCTCCTCGCCGACCGCCGACACCACCGACGCCGTCTACGCGAGCAACTTCAGCCACGCCGACGAAGCCGCGACGCCGGGACGGTACCGTCTCGGCCTGTCCAACGCCGTGACGACCGACTTCGCGGCCACCGAGCGGACCGCGATCGGCACGCTGACCTATCCGCAGGGCAAGCCCGCCAGCCTGCTCTTCCGGACGTCGAACTCCCTCAACGGCAGCGAGGACGCCGAGACCCACATCGACGCGGCGAACCGGCGCGTCACCGGGTCCGTGCTCACCGGTGCGTTCTGCGGCCGCCGCGCGAACGGCGGGGTCAACAACCGCAAGTCCTACTACCGCCTGTACTTCACCGCGCAGTTCGACCAGCCCGTCACCGGCACCGGTACGTGGAAGGACGCGACGCTCCAGCCCGGCGGCACCGACCAGACCGGCGGCGAGGGTTACGCGACCGGCAAGGACCGCGCCGGACGCGGCTCCGGCGGCTACGTCACCTTCGCACCGGGCAGCAAGGTCACCATGCGGCTCGGAATCTCCTACGTCTCCCTCGAAGGCGCCGAACGCAACCTGCGCGCGGAGCAACCGAGCAAGTCCACCGTGGACGGGATCGCTCAGAAGACCAGGAAAGCCTGGAACACCGAGCTGAACCGGATCGGCGTCCAAGGTGGCACCGCCGGCCAGCGCATCGTCTTCACCACCGCGCTCTACCACAGCCTGCAGCAGCCGAACCTCGTCAGCGACGTCGACGGCCAGTACCTCGGGATGGATCAAAAGCCGCACCGCGTCGAACGCGGGCAGGACGCGCAGTACTCCAACTTCTCCGGCTGGGACCAGTACCGCGCGCAGATCCAGCTGCTGGCGCTGCTCGAACCGCGCGTCGCCGGGAACTTCGCGCAGTCGCTCTACAACTACGCGAAGCAGAACGACGGCGTCTGGGACCGCTGGGTGCACGTCAACGGCGCGACGCACGTCATGACCGGCGACCCGTCGGCGGCGACGATCGCGACGTTCTACGCCATGGGCGTGCGCAACTTCGACTACCGCGGCGCGTTCGACTCGCTGTACAAGCAGGCGACGGTTCCGCGCCCCGAGGGTCTGCAGGACGGTGGCTGTCCCGGCCAGTGCGTCGGCCAGCGGCCCAATCTCGCGCAGTACCTGACGTCCCACTACGCGCCCAACGACGTCTGCCACTGCTGGGGCGGCGCCGCCGAGACGCTCGAAGACGCCGTCGCCGACTCTGCAATCGGACATTTCGCAGAGCTGCTCGGCCGCACTCGCGAGGCTGCGGAGCTGCAAGCCCGGGGTTCGTACTGGCGGAACGTCTTCAACCCGGCCACCGGCTACACGCAGGCCCGCAACGTCGACGGCAGCTGGGTGACACCGTTCGACCCGGCGAGCGACCGCGGGTTCGCCCAGGGCAGCGCGGCCGCCTACACCTGGATGGTCCCGCAGGACGTCTCCGGCCTCGCCGACGCGATGGGCGGCAAGACGGCCGCGGTCACCCGCCTCGACGGCTTCTTCCACGACGCCAACGGGAACTGGCAGCTCAAGGGCGGCGGGCCGCTCAAGTACGACCCGACCAACGAGCCCGACATCCACGCGCCGTGGCTGTACAACGAGCTCGGGCAGCCGTGGAAGACGCAGGAAACCGTGCGGCAGCTGGTGAACTCCGTCTACACGACCGGGCCGTCCGGGCTGCCCGGCAACGACGACCTCGGCACGATGTCCGCCTGGTACGTCTTCGCCGCGCTCGGCATCTACCCGCGGACGCCGGGCTCGGGCGAACTGCTGCTGTCGAGCCCGCTGTTCCCGGGGGCCGTGATCCGGCCGGAGGGCGGCGCGCCGATCCGGATCACGACGTCGGGCAGCGGGAAGTACGTCCAGGACGTCCGCCGCGGGACCAGGCTGCAACGCGACTGGAAGGTCGATGCCTCCTTCCTGCACGGCGGCAGCCTGGACTTCCGCCTGTCGGAGACACCGACCACCTGGGGGAGTTAG
- a CDS encoding MMPL family transporter encodes MDTITRTTGGRLAHLAGWAQRHRWLAVALWALVLIGVTFTSRLTGSAFHDDNSLPGTESQQVVDLLKTTAQSGASAQIVFKADGGLTPQRAAVENTLGNVRLQPHVRSVTSPFDSPATLSRDGRIGYATVAFDAASTDLPYDDIVKFVDTAKQAGPLEVALAGDPVKRVSDGGGPAEGVGLLAALVILVFLFRSLLAAGLPVITAVFAVGSTLDVITVVSRYVGIASYTSPLMMLVGFGVGVDYALLIFSRYRSEILAGHDRDAAARRALDTAGRSVLFAGTTVIIALLGLLALGLGGLRGVALAVALTVLMTMLASVTLLPALLSLFGKRLDRGIRRHAAKRDHGRMWRRLADGVQRRPVVPLAIGLALLIGLSIPAAGMRLGFADAGMRLGFADAGTDPAGSTTRQAYDLMAEGFGPGFNGPLAVVTEDGDPVALQQRLASTPGIARALPPMGPTVLVFPTTSPQDAATAELVTHLRTDVLPVLPGHYLVGGSVAAATDFADAVAGRLPLFVLVVVGLSALLLMAVFRSILIPLKAALLNLLSIGASLGVMTLVFGDGRLGAQPGPIEAFVPVMIFAIVFGLSMDYEVFLVSRMHEEWRRTGDARLAVREGLASTGRVITAAGAIMVLVFGAFLLDPSRMLAQFGLGLAVAVLLDALVIRCLLVPAIMRLLGERAWWLPRWLDRRLPHLALEP; translated from the coding sequence ATGGACACCATCACTCGCACCACCGGGGGACGGCTGGCGCACCTGGCCGGCTGGGCGCAGCGCCACCGGTGGCTCGCCGTCGCACTCTGGGCGCTGGTCCTCATCGGCGTCACGTTCACCTCCCGCCTCACCGGGAGCGCGTTCCACGACGACAACTCGCTGCCCGGCACGGAGTCCCAGCAGGTGGTCGACCTGCTGAAGACGACCGCGCAGTCCGGCGCGAGCGCGCAGATCGTCTTCAAGGCCGACGGCGGGCTTACCCCCCAGCGTGCCGCGGTCGAAAACACTCTGGGAAATGTCCGATTGCAGCCGCACGTGCGGTCGGTGACCAGCCCGTTCGACAGCCCGGCGACACTGTCGCGGGACGGCCGGATCGGCTACGCCACCGTGGCCTTCGACGCCGCGTCGACCGACCTTCCCTACGACGACATCGTGAAGTTCGTCGACACCGCGAAGCAGGCAGGGCCCCTCGAGGTCGCGCTCGCCGGCGATCCGGTGAAGCGCGTCTCCGATGGCGGCGGTCCCGCCGAAGGCGTCGGGCTGCTGGCCGCGCTGGTCATCCTCGTGTTCCTGTTCCGTTCGCTGCTCGCGGCCGGGCTGCCGGTGATCACCGCGGTGTTCGCCGTCGGCAGCACGCTGGATGTGATCACGGTCGTCTCGCGCTACGTCGGCATCGCGAGCTACACCTCGCCGCTGATGATGCTGGTCGGGTTCGGCGTCGGCGTCGACTACGCGTTGCTGATCTTCTCCCGCTACCGAAGTGAGATCCTCGCCGGCCACGACCGCGACGCGGCCGCCCGGCGGGCGCTGGACACCGCCGGTCGTTCGGTGCTGTTCGCCGGGACGACGGTGATCATCGCCTTGCTCGGCCTGCTCGCACTCGGGCTGGGTGGGCTGCGCGGGGTGGCGCTGGCCGTCGCGCTCACCGTCCTGATGACCATGCTCGCGTCGGTGACGCTGCTGCCCGCCCTGCTGTCGCTGTTCGGCAAGCGGCTCGACCGCGGCATCCGCCGCCACGCCGCGAAACGCGACCACGGCAGGATGTGGCGACGGCTCGCCGACGGCGTCCAGCGCCGCCCGGTGGTGCCGCTCGCGATCGGGCTGGCCCTCCTCATCGGGCTGTCCATCCCCGCCGCGGGCATGCGGCTCGGGTTCGCCGACGCGGGCATGCGGCTCGGGTTCGCCGACGCGGGCACCGACCCGGCCGGGTCGACGACGCGGCAGGCCTACGACCTCATGGCCGAAGGCTTCGGGCCGGGCTTCAACGGGCCGCTCGCGGTCGTGACCGAAGACGGCGACCCCGTCGCGCTGCAGCAACGGCTCGCGTCGACGCCGGGGATCGCCCGCGCGCTGCCGCCGATGGGCCCGACCGTGCTCGTCTTCCCGACGACGTCACCCCAGGACGCGGCGACGGCCGAGCTGGTGACGCACCTGCGGACCGACGTCCTGCCGGTACTTCCCGGCCACTACCTGGTCGGCGGCTCGGTGGCGGCCGCGACGGACTTCGCCGACGCCGTCGCGGGCCGGCTGCCGCTGTTCGTGCTGGTCGTCGTCGGACTGTCCGCGTTGCTGCTGATGGCCGTGTTCCGGTCGATCCTGATCCCGCTCAAGGCGGCGCTGCTGAACCTGCTGAGCATCGGCGCCTCGCTCGGCGTGATGACGCTCGTGTTCGGCGACGGCCGGCTCGGCGCGCAACCCGGCCCGATCGAGGCGTTCGTGCCGGTGATGATCTTCGCGATCGTGTTCGGGCTGTCGATGGACTACGAGGTGTTCCTGGTGTCGCGCATGCACGAGGAGTGGCGGCGCACCGGCGACGCGCGGCTCGCGGTACGCGAAGGCCTCGCTTCGACCGGCCGCGTGATCACCGCGGCCGGCGCGATCATGGTGCTGGTGTTCGGCGCGTTCCTCCTCGACCCGTCGCGGATGCTCGCGCAGTTCGGCCTCGGCCTGGCGGTGGCGGTACTGCTGGACGCACTGGTGATCCGCTGCCTGCTCGTCCCGGCGATCATGCGGCTGCTCGGAGAACGGGCGTGGTGGCTGCCGCGGTGGCTGGACCGCCGCCTGCCGCACCTCGCGCTGGAGCCCTAA
- a CDS encoding response regulator produces the protein MIRVLLVDDQRLVRAGFRSILDGEADIDVVAEAADGREALQAAHDHHPDVVLMDIRMPVLDGLAATRHLLEDPALGGTKVVILTTFDLDEDVYGALRAGASGFLVKDTEPEELIHAVRVVARGDALLAPSITRRLISEFASRVTRPGPAPALDRLTDREREVLSLVAAGLSNDEIARELTLSPATAKTHVSRIMTKTGMHDRAQLVVLAYESGAVTPRWLTP, from the coding sequence ATGATCCGGGTCCTGCTCGTCGACGACCAGCGGCTGGTCCGCGCCGGTTTCCGGTCCATTTTGGACGGCGAGGCCGACATCGACGTCGTCGCGGAGGCCGCCGACGGCCGCGAAGCCCTGCAGGCCGCGCACGACCACCACCCGGACGTCGTGCTGATGGACATCCGGATGCCGGTGCTCGACGGCCTCGCCGCGACCCGGCACCTCCTCGAAGACCCGGCGCTCGGAGGCACGAAGGTCGTCATCCTCACGACGTTCGACCTCGACGAAGACGTCTACGGCGCCCTGCGCGCGGGCGCGAGCGGGTTCCTGGTCAAGGATACCGAGCCCGAAGAGCTGATCCACGCCGTGCGCGTGGTCGCCCGCGGCGACGCGCTGCTGGCGCCGTCGATCACCCGGCGGCTGATCTCGGAGTTCGCCTCGCGTGTCACGCGCCCGGGCCCGGCTCCGGCGCTGGACCGGCTCACCGACCGCGAGCGCGAGGTGCTTTCCCTGGTCGCGGCGGGCCTGTCGAACGACGAGATCGCGCGCGAGCTGACGCTCAGCCCCGCGACGGCGAAGACGCACGTCAGCCGCATCATGACCAAGACCGGCATGCACGACCGGGCGCAGCTCGTCGTCCTCGCCTACGAGTCCGGCGCGGTGACGCCGCGGTGGCTCACCCCCTAG
- a CDS encoding sensor histidine kinase gives MAWLRRWAPELTITVAVLVGSLFAVLNDGAKPAHHAALGWVLTVLGCAAVFFRRKYPLSVAGFTLLCCALYYPLTDPDGLVLLAFAYTLYNAAAAGRIRGAALLVVVAMAGVAAGEVASRTGRHVDNFAFFLMTGWFVALVAGGAVAHYRAEAERTKEAEARARATDERLRIARELHDVLGHHLALINVQAGAALHRRDPAQAEEALGTIKDASRTALQELRATLGTLRQADQPSLSRVAELAESAGASGLTVRTEIDGVARDLPPDVEHAAFRVVQEALTNIAKHAAAKTVVVRLGYGADALSVQVDDDGRGGDAPPGTGIRGMAERARALGGELTAAPREGGGYRVRARLPVR, from the coding sequence ATGGCCTGGTTACGGCGTTGGGCGCCCGAACTGACGATCACCGTCGCGGTGCTCGTCGGGTCACTGTTCGCCGTGCTCAACGACGGGGCGAAGCCCGCCCATCACGCCGCCCTCGGCTGGGTCCTCACCGTCCTCGGCTGCGCCGCGGTCTTCTTCCGCCGGAAGTACCCGCTGAGCGTCGCCGGGTTCACGCTTCTCTGCTGCGCCCTCTACTACCCGCTCACCGATCCTGACGGCCTCGTCCTGCTGGCCTTCGCCTACACCCTCTACAACGCCGCCGCGGCCGGACGGATCCGCGGGGCCGCGCTGCTCGTCGTCGTCGCGATGGCGGGTGTCGCCGCCGGGGAAGTCGCCTCGCGGACCGGCCGGCACGTCGACAACTTCGCGTTCTTCCTGATGACCGGCTGGTTCGTCGCGCTCGTCGCCGGGGGCGCCGTCGCGCACTACCGCGCCGAGGCCGAGCGCACCAAGGAGGCCGAGGCCCGGGCGCGCGCCACCGACGAGCGCCTGCGCATCGCCCGCGAGCTGCACGACGTCCTCGGCCACCACCTCGCGCTGATCAACGTCCAGGCCGGCGCCGCGCTGCACCGCCGTGACCCCGCGCAGGCCGAGGAGGCCCTCGGCACCATCAAGGACGCCAGCAGGACCGCACTCCAGGAGTTGCGCGCGACGCTCGGCACGCTCCGCCAGGCTGACCAGCCGAGCCTGTCCCGGGTCGCGGAGCTGGCCGAGTCGGCCGGCGCGTCCGGGCTGACCGTGCGCACCGAGATCGACGGCGTCGCCCGGGACCTGCCGCCGGACGTCGAGCACGCCGCGTTCCGCGTGGTGCAGGAGGCGCTGACGAACATCGCCAAGCACGCCGCCGCGAAGACCGTCGTCGTCCGGCTCGGCTACGGCGCCGACGCGCTGTCCGTGCAGGTCGACGACGACGGCCGCGGCGGCGACGCCCCGCCGGGCACCGGGATCCGCGGCATGGCCGAACGCGCGCGGGCGCTCGGCGGGGAACTGACCGCGGCGCCGCGCGAAGGCGGCGGCTACCGGGTGCGCGCCCGGCTGCCGGTGCGATGA
- a CDS encoding MBL fold metallo-hydrolase: MGFGGGATILAIPGHTDGSIAVHLPEHGVLFTGDAVAQIDGKAVPGVFNTDREKLLASFRRLAALDVEIACFGHTDPFTHDAGKKLRAAA; encoded by the coding sequence GTGGGCTTCGGCGGCGGAGCGACCATCCTCGCGATCCCCGGCCACACCGACGGCAGCATCGCCGTCCACCTGCCGGAACACGGCGTCCTCTTCACCGGCGACGCGGTCGCGCAGATCGACGGCAAGGCCGTGCCCGGCGTCTTCAACACCGACCGCGAGAAGCTGCTCGCATCCTTCCGCCGGCTGGCCGCGCTCGACGTCGAGATCGCGTGCTTCGGCCACACCGACCCGTTCACCCACGACGCCGGGAAGAAACTGCGCGCGGCCGCCTAG
- a CDS encoding DUF3761 domain-containing protein — MNKKLGWILAAGLLVAGCGTGAVPPKDAGNVGLLETPVSTYSTPAYSVPVTTETPPTTSEAPVVTTTPQAPKTTAAKPKAARTTTQAAAKPAECGADYYRNSDGNCVHRPSDNPSGATAICKDGSYSYSQHRSGTCSGHGGVRTWL; from the coding sequence GTGAACAAGAAACTGGGGTGGATCCTGGCCGCGGGCCTGCTGGTCGCGGGCTGTGGCACCGGCGCGGTGCCGCCGAAGGACGCCGGGAACGTCGGCCTTCTCGAAACGCCGGTATCGACGTATTCGACGCCCGCGTATTCCGTTCCGGTCACGACCGAAACGCCACCCACGACTTCCGAAGCGCCGGTCGTCACGACCACCCCGCAGGCGCCGAAGACGACCGCGGCGAAGCCCAAGGCGGCCCGGACCACCACGCAGGCCGCGGCGAAGCCCGCCGAATGCGGAGCCGACTACTACCGCAACTCGGACGGCAACTGCGTCCACCGCCCCAGCGACAACCCGTCCGGTGCGACTGCGATCTGCAAGGACGGCTCCTACAGCTACAGCCAGCACCGCTCCGGCACCTGCTCCGGCCACGGCGGGGTCCGCACCTGGCTGTGA
- a CDS encoding MFS transporter, which produces MLVSRPGRSGRAIIVVLASCGLVASFMQTLVVPLIPVFPRLLNAPAADASWVVTVTLLAASVITPVSGRLGDLYGKRRMILVSLALLIAGSVVSATTSALAFQILGRGLQGCAMGVIPLGISIMRDELPPERIGGAISLMSATLGVGGAIGLPVAAVVAENADWHVLFWMAAALGLACATLILTVVPESPLRTPAPFDFFGAFGLAAGLLCLLLPVVKGATWGWTSLPTLGLAAAAVVVLAGWGAYQLRRRDPLVDLRVSARRPVLFTNLASIMVGFALYAMALSFPQLLQAPASTGYGLGQTMVESGLTLAPNGLVMMLLSPVSARLIARFGPRPTLMSGALVIAVGYLFAIVLMDNALELITASVIIGAGVGIAYAAMPALIMGSVPVTETASANGLNSLMRSVGTAISSAVMAAMLAQLTISVGGLSVPSLFGFRATFAVAAFAALAGVLLAALVPKTRVAPELVGVA; this is translated from the coding sequence GTGCTGGTGTCCCGTCCCGGGCGGTCCGGTCGCGCGATCATCGTGGTGCTCGCTTCGTGCGGGCTGGTCGCGTCGTTCATGCAGACGCTGGTCGTGCCGCTCATCCCGGTGTTCCCGCGGCTGCTGAACGCCCCGGCCGCCGACGCCTCCTGGGTCGTCACCGTGACGCTGCTGGCGGCGTCCGTCATCACCCCGGTCAGTGGCCGGCTCGGCGACCTCTACGGCAAGCGGCGGATGATTCTGGTCAGCCTCGCGCTGCTCATCGCCGGCTCGGTCGTGTCAGCGACGACGAGCGCGCTCGCGTTCCAAATCCTCGGCCGCGGGCTGCAGGGCTGCGCGATGGGCGTCATCCCGCTCGGCATCAGCATCATGCGCGACGAGCTCCCGCCCGAACGCATCGGCGGCGCGATCTCGCTGATGAGCGCGACGCTCGGGGTGGGCGGCGCGATCGGGCTGCCGGTCGCGGCCGTCGTCGCCGAGAACGCCGACTGGCACGTCCTCTTCTGGATGGCCGCCGCGCTCGGGCTCGCCTGCGCGACGCTGATCCTGACCGTCGTGCCGGAGTCGCCGCTGCGCACACCCGCGCCGTTCGACTTCTTCGGCGCGTTCGGGCTCGCGGCCGGCCTGCTCTGCCTGCTGCTGCCGGTCGTCAAGGGCGCCACCTGGGGCTGGACGAGCCTGCCGACACTCGGGCTGGCCGCGGCGGCCGTCGTCGTCCTGGCCGGCTGGGGTGCCTACCAGCTGCGACGGCGTGACCCGCTGGTCGACCTGCGGGTGTCCGCCCGCCGCCCGGTGCTGTTCACGAACCTGGCGTCGATCATGGTCGGCTTCGCGCTGTACGCCATGGCGTTGTCGTTCCCGCAGCTGCTTCAGGCCCCGGCGTCGACCGGCTACGGGCTGGGCCAGACGATGGTCGAATCCGGTCTCACGCTGGCCCCGAACGGCCTGGTGATGATGCTGCTCTCGCCGGTTTCGGCGCGGCTCATCGCCCGGTTCGGCCCCCGCCCGACGCTGATGAGCGGCGCGCTCGTGATCGCCGTCGGGTACCTGTTCGCGATCGTGCTGATGGACAACGCGCTCGAGCTGATCACGGCGTCGGTGATCATCGGCGCCGGCGTCGGGATCGCCTACGCGGCGATGCCGGCCTTGATCATGGGCTCGGTGCCGGTCACCGAAACGGCGTCCGCGAACGGCCTGAACTCCCTGATGCGCTCGGTCGGCACGGCGATTTCGAGCGCGGTGATGGCGGCGATGCTGGCCCAGCTGACGATCAGCGTGGGCGGCCTGAGCGTGCCGTCCCTGTTCGGCTTCCGGGCGACGTTCGCCGTGGCGGCGTTCGCCGCGCTGGCGGGCGTGCTGCTGGCGGCGCTGGTGCCGAAGACGCGGGTGGCGCCGGAGCTGGTCGGCGTCGCCTAG
- a CDS encoding SAM-dependent methyltransferase codes for MSEDEYARRGIDLDKPNPARVYDYILGGRLNYAVDRMFADQVLAAQPNARERAQLNRQWLRRAIRFGMDNGIRQFLDIGSGMPTVGHVHEVAHAIDPTARVVYVDNEPVAVAHSEIVLEDNENAVMVHADAEFPDDVLEHETTEMMLDLDQPVMVVMALFVHFIPDERDPARLIAAYRDALAPGSYLAMSSATPEQQSDGTARAVAMYQKSANPVTPRTADELRALVDGFEILDPGIVFIPEWRPEEAVPANPAECGGLALVARKN; via the coding sequence ATGAGTGAAGACGAGTACGCGCGGCGCGGCATCGACCTCGACAAGCCGAACCCCGCGCGCGTGTACGACTACATCCTCGGTGGCCGGCTCAACTACGCGGTCGACCGGATGTTCGCCGACCAGGTGCTGGCCGCCCAGCCGAACGCACGGGAGCGTGCCCAGCTGAACCGGCAGTGGCTGCGCCGGGCCATCCGGTTCGGGATGGACAACGGCATCCGGCAGTTCCTCGACATCGGCTCGGGCATGCCGACCGTCGGGCACGTCCACGAAGTCGCGCACGCGATCGACCCGACCGCGCGCGTCGTCTACGTCGACAACGAGCCCGTCGCCGTGGCACACAGCGAGATCGTGCTGGAAGACAACGAGAACGCGGTGATGGTGCACGCCGACGCCGAGTTCCCGGACGACGTCCTCGAGCACGAGACCACCGAGATGATGCTCGACCTCGACCAGCCGGTGATGGTCGTGATGGCGCTGTTCGTGCACTTCATCCCGGACGAGCGCGACCCGGCCCGGCTGATCGCCGCCTACCGCGACGCGCTCGCGCCGGGCAGCTACCTGGCGATGTCGTCGGCCACCCCCGAGCAACAGAGCGACGGCACCGCCCGCGCGGTCGCGATGTACCAGAAGAGCGCCAACCCGGTGACGCCCCGCACGGCCGACGAGCTGCGCGCCCTCGTGGACGGCTTCGAGATCCTCGACCCGGGCATCGTCTTCATCCCGGAGTGGCGCCCCGAAGAGGCCGTGCCGGCGAACCCGGCCGAGTGCGGCGGCCTGGCCCTGGTGGCGCGCAAGAACTAG
- a CDS encoding SAM-dependent methyltransferase: protein MTDEHAKRGIDFDKPNAARVYDYLIGGQLNYAIDRMFAEKILAVRPESRELALLNRRWLRRAVRFGAEQGIRQFLDIGSGMPTVGHVHEVVQAIDPASRVVYVDNEPVAVAHSEIVLKDNDNAVMVQADAEVPADVLEHPTTERLLDFSRPVMVIMAAFIHFVPDSRDPAGLIAAYRDVLAPGSYLALSSGTFEGQGEEVRRAAEMYQKSGTDVVARSKDELRALVGGFEIVPPGIVFTPEWRPDDPAEVGDHPELASQLALVARKN from the coding sequence ATGACCGACGAACACGCGAAGCGCGGGATCGACTTCGACAAGCCGAACGCGGCACGCGTGTACGACTACCTGATCGGCGGCCAGCTGAACTACGCCATCGACCGGATGTTCGCCGAGAAGATCCTGGCGGTGCGGCCGGAGTCCCGGGAGCTGGCCCTGCTGAACCGGCGCTGGCTGCGCCGGGCGGTCCGCTTCGGCGCCGAGCAGGGGATCCGCCAGTTCCTGGACATCGGCTCGGGCATGCCGACGGTCGGGCACGTGCACGAGGTCGTCCAGGCGATCGACCCGGCGTCACGGGTGGTCTACGTCGACAACGAGCCGGTCGCCGTCGCGCACAGCGAGATCGTGCTGAAGGACAACGACAACGCGGTGATGGTGCAGGCGGACGCCGAGGTCCCGGCGGACGTCCTGGAGCACCCGACGACCGAGCGGCTGCTGGACTTCAGCCGGCCGGTGATGGTGATCATGGCGGCGTTCATCCACTTCGTCCCGGACTCGCGGGACCCGGCCGGCCTGATCGCCGCCTATCGGGACGTGCTCGCGCCGGGCAGCTACCTGGCGTTGTCGTCGGGCACGTTCGAGGGCCAGGGCGAGGAGGTCCGCCGCGCGGCGGAGATGTACCAGAAGAGCGGCACGGACGTGGTGGCCCGTTCGAAGGACGAGCTGCGGGCGTTGGTGGGTGGTTTCGAGATCGTGCCGCCGGGGATCGTGTTCACGCCCGAGTGGCGGCCGGACGACCCCGCCGAGGTGGGTGATCACCCTGAGCTGGCGAGCCAGCTCGCCCTGGTGGCGCGCAAGAACTGA